From a single Bradyrhizobium sediminis genomic region:
- a CDS encoding lysophospholipid acyltransferase family protein, whose amino-acid sequence MIRVTAIALAFVALTLVLLPFQLIGLAFDLRLQRSIPHLYHRMLCALIGVRIREVGLRTADSPALILSNHASWLDICVISALGPVVFVAKSEVAGWPLLGWLAKLQRTIFINRQARHQTGAATREIAGRLLGGDAVVLFAEGTSSDGIRVLPFRSSLVGAVHHALGTSAHHTHVTVQPMSLAYVSFSGVPLGRALRERVAWYGDADLIPHLARVLASGAVDVTVSWGEAVAYDISADRKAIARDAERSVRRMTAAALRNAPAAPAPASGRLQPLPAQA is encoded by the coding sequence ATGATCCGCGTCACAGCCATCGCCCTTGCCTTCGTCGCCCTCACGCTGGTGCTGCTGCCGTTCCAGCTGATCGGCCTCGCCTTCGACCTGCGGCTGCAGCGGAGCATTCCCCACCTGTATCACCGCATGCTGTGCGCGCTGATCGGGGTGCGGATCCGCGAGGTCGGCCTGCGAACGGCCGATAGCCCGGCGCTGATCCTGTCCAACCACGCATCGTGGCTGGACATCTGCGTCATTTCGGCGCTCGGGCCGGTGGTGTTCGTCGCCAAGAGCGAGGTCGCGGGCTGGCCGCTGCTGGGCTGGCTGGCGAAACTGCAGCGAACCATCTTCATCAACCGGCAGGCGCGGCATCAGACCGGGGCGGCGACACGCGAGATCGCCGGCCGGCTGCTCGGCGGCGACGCGGTGGTGCTGTTTGCCGAGGGCACCTCGAGCGACGGCATCCGCGTGCTGCCGTTCCGCTCCTCGCTGGTCGGCGCGGTGCATCACGCGCTCGGCACTTCGGCGCACCACACCCACGTCACCGTGCAGCCGATGTCGCTGGCCTATGTCAGCTTCAGCGGCGTGCCGTTGGGCCGGGCCTTGCGCGAGCGGGTGGCGTGGTACGGCGACGCCGACCTGATTCCGCATCTGGCCCGCGTGCTGGCGTCGGGCGCCGTCGACGTCACCGTGAGCTGGGGCGAGGCGGTCGCCTACGACATCAGCGCGGATCGCAAGGCGATCGCGCGCGACGCCGAACGATCGGTGCGCCGCATGACCGCAGCGGCGCTGCGAAATGCGCCGGCCGCGCCGGCTCCGGCCTCCGGACGGTTGCAGCCGCTGCCCGCGCAGGCCTGA
- a CDS encoding cupin domain-containing protein, with protein MLQEAIDLRVNPSDETIHLGPLAVRFLLTADNSGGSIAAFELIVPGASRLAAPTHSHDHYEETIYGIDGVLTWTVAGKQIDVGPGQALCIPRGAIHRFDNNGSRDVKALCVITPAAIGPQYFRESAEVIDAAAGGPPDRAKMAEIMRRHGLTPAPPQA; from the coding sequence ATGCTGCAAGAGGCCATCGATCTCCGCGTCAATCCTTCCGACGAGACCATCCATCTCGGGCCGCTCGCGGTGCGCTTCCTGCTCACCGCAGACAACTCGGGCGGCAGCATCGCGGCCTTTGAGCTCATTGTCCCCGGCGCGTCGCGCCTGGCGGCTCCAACGCATAGCCACGACCATTATGAAGAGACGATCTACGGCATCGACGGAGTGTTGACCTGGACCGTCGCCGGAAAACAAATCGACGTCGGGCCGGGGCAGGCGCTATGCATTCCGCGAGGCGCCATTCACCGGTTCGATAATAACGGAAGCCGGGACGTGAAGGCACTCTGCGTGATCACACCAGCCGCGATAGGTCCGCAGTATTTCCGCGAGTCTGCCGAGGTGATCGACGCGGCGGCTGGCGGTCCACCGGACCGAGCAAAGATGGCGGAGATCATGCGCCGACACGGCCTCACGCCGGCTCCGCCTCAGGCGTAG
- a CDS encoding DMT family protein, translating to MPTTSPAVLPVLMLFASNVFMTFAWYGHLKFKGSWLPLAVVASWGIAFFEYWLAVPANRWGNAVYSAAQLKTMQEVITLVVFAGFSVLYLKEPLGWNHGLGFALIAAGAFFIFHKWS from the coding sequence ATGCCCACCACTTCGCCCGCCGTGTTGCCGGTTCTCATGCTGTTTGCCTCCAACGTCTTCATGACCTTTGCGTGGTACGGCCATCTCAAGTTCAAGGGGAGCTGGCTGCCGCTCGCGGTGGTGGCGAGCTGGGGCATCGCGTTCTTCGAATACTGGCTCGCGGTGCCGGCCAACCGCTGGGGCAACGCGGTCTATTCCGCGGCGCAGCTCAAGACCATGCAGGAGGTGATCACGCTGGTGGTGTTCGCCGGCTTCTCGGTGCTGTATCTGAAGGAGCCACTGGGCTGGAATCACGGATTGGGTTTCGCGCTGATCGCGGCGGGGGCGTTCTTCATTTTTCACAAGTGGTCGTGA
- a CDS encoding aldo/keto reductase: MQIRNLGGSGLRVSAVGLGCNNFGQRTDLETSRKVIHRAIDLGITLFDTADIYAGMGGSETVLGEVLGDRRKDIVLATKYSKPMATDGTRQGASRRYIMSAVEASLKRLKTDYIDLYQQHEYDPLTPIEESLRALDDLIRQGKVRYIGNSNFPAWRIAEAELTARQMNVNRFVSCQDEYSLVVRDIEKDLLPAAQEYRLGLLPFFPLASGLLTGKYRRGAAAPADTRFAKAPALRDRYVTPRNEDIVEKLQAFAQARGHSMLELAFSWLASQPQVSSVIAGATRVEQVEQNVKAIGWTLSAEELAEIDGITKG; this comes from the coding sequence ATGCAAATTCGCAATCTCGGCGGCTCCGGCCTGCGCGTTTCCGCCGTCGGCCTCGGCTGCAACAATTTCGGCCAGCGCACCGACCTCGAGACCTCGCGCAAGGTGATTCACAGGGCGATCGACCTCGGCATCACTTTGTTCGACACCGCCGACATCTACGCGGGGATGGGCGGTTCGGAGACCGTGCTGGGCGAAGTGCTCGGCGACCGCCGCAAGGACATCGTGCTGGCGACCAAATACTCCAAGCCGATGGCGACCGACGGCACCAGGCAGGGCGCGTCGCGGCGCTACATCATGTCGGCGGTCGAGGCCAGCCTGAAGCGGCTGAAGACCGACTACATCGATCTCTACCAGCAGCACGAATACGATCCCTTGACGCCGATCGAGGAAAGCTTGCGGGCGCTGGACGACCTGATCCGGCAGGGCAAGGTGCGCTACATCGGCAATTCGAACTTTCCGGCCTGGCGCATCGCCGAGGCCGAACTCACCGCGCGGCAGATGAACGTCAACCGGTTCGTATCGTGTCAGGACGAATACAGCCTGGTCGTGCGCGACATCGAAAAGGATCTGCTGCCGGCGGCGCAGGAATACAGGCTCGGGCTGCTGCCGTTCTTCCCGCTGGCGAGCGGCCTGCTGACCGGCAAATACCGGCGCGGCGCCGCAGCACCCGCCGACACCCGCTTTGCCAAGGCGCCCGCGCTGCGCGACCGCTACGTCACGCCGCGCAACGAGGACATCGTCGAGAAGCTGCAGGCCTTCGCGCAAGCGCGCGGCCACAGCATGCTCGAGCTGGCGTTCTCCTGGCTGGCGTCGCAACCGCAGGTGTCGAGCGTGATCGCCGGCGCCACCCGCGTCGAGCAGGTCGAGCAGAACGTCAAGGCGATCGGCTGGACGCTGAGCGCGGAGGAGCTTGCGGAGATCGACGGGATTACGAAGGGGTGA
- a CDS encoding M20 family metallopeptidase, which produces MDNRSDIWRGIDAIKARFIALSDNVWAMPEVCYTEARSAAEHLAELRHQGFRIAENVAGIPTALMGEWGEGGPIIAFLGEYDALPGLSQEAGVAEARPVEAGGHGHGCGHNLLGSAALLAATAVKDWLAAHKVPGRVRYYGCPAEEGGAAKAFMVRCGAFEDADVAITWHPNSFWEVAVTPSLANTRADFIFTGRTSHAAASPHLGRSALDAVELMNVGVNYMREHMPSDARVHYALLDTGGIAPNVVQAHARVRYSIRARDLPGMNELVERVHKIAQGAALMTETRVEMRIISAVSNLLPNTPLEETLHRVMEELGPPHFDAADEDFAAKIRATLTDEDIATVYYAIGMDPTDRPLADFLVPLDAKRNPLIGSTDVGDVSWVVPTVQVHAPTIAIGTPLHTWQVVAQGKSPAAHKAMVQAAKAMAGLGVKALTEPDLIAAAKADLKKRTARTPYVSPLPDDVAPPLDMSLT; this is translated from the coding sequence ATGGATAACCGCAGTGACATCTGGCGTGGCATCGACGCCATCAAGGCGCGTTTCATCGCCCTGAGCGACAACGTCTGGGCGATGCCCGAAGTTTGCTACACCGAGGCGCGCTCCGCCGCCGAACATCTGGCCGAGCTGCGCCATCAGGGTTTCCGCATCGCAGAGAATGTCGCAGGCATTCCCACCGCCCTGATGGGCGAATGGGGCGAGGGGGGGCCCATCATCGCCTTCCTCGGTGAATACGACGCGCTGCCCGGCCTAAGTCAGGAGGCGGGCGTGGCGGAGGCCCGGCCGGTGGAGGCGGGAGGGCATGGCCATGGCTGCGGCCACAATTTGCTCGGCTCGGCCGCCTTGCTTGCCGCCACGGCGGTGAAGGATTGGCTTGCCGCCCACAAGGTGCCCGGACGCGTGCGCTATTACGGCTGCCCAGCGGAGGAGGGCGGCGCAGCGAAGGCCTTCATGGTGCGCTGCGGGGCCTTTGAAGACGCCGACGTCGCCATTACCTGGCACCCCAACAGCTTTTGGGAGGTGGCGGTAACTCCTTCGCTGGCCAACACGCGGGCCGATTTCATCTTCACCGGGCGCACCTCGCACGCCGCGGCCTCGCCCCATCTCGGCCGCAGCGCGCTCGACGCGGTGGAACTGATGAATGTTGGCGTGAACTACATGCGCGAGCACATGCCCAGCGACGCCCGCGTACACTATGCCTTGCTGGACACCGGCGGCATTGCCCCCAATGTGGTGCAGGCCCATGCCCGCGTGCGCTATTCCATCCGCGCCCGCGACCTGCCCGGCATGAACGAACTGGTGGAGCGCGTCCACAAGATCGCGCAGGGGGCGGCGCTGATGACCGAAACCAGGGTCGAGATGCGGATCATTTCCGCCGTCTCCAACCTGTTGCCCAACACCCCTCTCGAGGAAACGCTGCACCGGGTCATGGAGGAACTGGGTCCTCCGCATTTCGACGCGGCGGACGAGGATTTCGCCGCAAAAATCCGCGCGACGCTGACCGACGAGGACATCGCCACCGTCTATTACGCCATCGGCATGGATCCCACCGACCGCCCGCTGGCCGATTTCCTCGTGCCGCTCGACGCCAAGCGCAACCCCCTCATTGGTTCGACCGATGTGGGCGACGTCAGCTGGGTGGTCCCGACCGTTCAGGTCCATGCCCCGACGATCGCCATCGGCACCCCGCTCCACACCTGGCAGGTCGTGGCGCAGGGCAAGAGCCCGGCCGCCCACAAGGCCATGGTGCAGGCCGCCAAGGCCATGGCGGGGCTCGGCGTCAAGGCACTGACGGAACCGGATCTGATCGCCGCCGCCAAGGCCGACCTCAAGAAACGCACGGCCCGCACGCCCTATGTCAGCCCGCTGCCGGACGATGTTGCACCGCCGCTGGACATGTCCCTGACCTGA
- a CDS encoding peptide ABC transporter substrate-binding protein — protein MLDTELRTMIDEVKDGRMDRRGFVQRMLAFGLTAPMATQLLAIGGVAMAQSPAPYKPTKRGGGGPLKLLWWQGATLLNPHFATGTKDQDGSRLFYEPLASWDGDGNLNPILAAEIPSIKNGGLAADAKSVTWKIKPGVKWHDGKPLTADDLVFTWEYSNDPATAAVSKGVYGDIKVEKVDDLTVRVLFKAPTPFWANAFVGAYGCILPKHLFAEYKGAKSREAPNNLKPIGTGPYKFVEFKPGDVVRGEINMDYHMPNRPHFDTVEMKGGGDAVSAARAVIQTGEYDFAWNMQVEDEVLLRLEKGGKGKTSYAVGGDIEFIMINFTDPNTEVDGERSSMKTKHPILSDAKVRKALSLLVDREAVQKVIYGRAGRITANYLNGPAQYVSKNTSWEFSIEKANKLLDEAGWKLGADGVREKDGKKLKLVYQTSINGPRQKTQAIVKQACQKAGIDVELKSVVASVFFSSDVANPDTYSKFYADLEMFQIPMTQPDPALHMRRYLSKNVATKENKWQGQNFPRWVNKEFDAAIEQAEGEIDPIKRASLYIKANDIMWQDTMVIPVMHRLKVEATSNSLRPVLSGWSNETDNIQDWYREATG, from the coding sequence ATGCTGGACACCGAACTGCGAACCATGATCGACGAGGTGAAGGACGGGCGCATGGATCGCCGCGGCTTCGTCCAGCGTATGCTGGCCTTCGGTCTCACCGCGCCGATGGCGACGCAGCTGCTCGCCATCGGTGGCGTGGCCATGGCCCAGAGCCCGGCCCCCTACAAGCCGACCAAGCGCGGCGGTGGCGGCCCGCTGAAGCTGCTGTGGTGGCAGGGCGCGACGCTGCTCAATCCGCATTTCGCCACCGGCACCAAGGACCAGGATGGCTCGCGCCTGTTCTACGAACCGCTCGCCAGCTGGGATGGCGACGGCAATCTCAACCCGATCCTCGCCGCCGAAATTCCGTCGATCAAGAATGGCGGCCTCGCCGCCGACGCGAAGTCGGTGACCTGGAAAATCAAGCCCGGCGTCAAATGGCATGACGGCAAGCCGCTGACGGCCGACGATCTGGTGTTCACCTGGGAATATTCCAACGATCCCGCCACGGCTGCCGTGAGCAAAGGCGTCTACGGCGACATCAAGGTCGAGAAGGTCGACGACCTCACGGTCCGCGTTCTGTTCAAGGCGCCGACCCCGTTCTGGGCCAACGCCTTTGTCGGCGCCTATGGCTGTATCCTGCCGAAACATTTGTTCGCCGAGTACAAGGGCGCGAAATCCCGCGAGGCGCCGAACAATCTGAAGCCCATCGGCACCGGTCCCTACAAATTCGTCGAGTTCAAGCCGGGCGACGTCGTGCGCGGCGAGATCAATATGGACTATCACATGCCGAACCGGCCGCATTTCGACACGGTCGAGATGAAGGGCGGCGGCGACGCCGTCTCGGCGGCGCGTGCCGTGATCCAGACCGGCGAATATGATTTCGCCTGGAACATGCAGGTGGAAGACGAAGTCCTGCTGCGGCTCGAAAAGGGCGGCAAGGGCAAGACCAGCTACGCCGTGGGCGGCGACATCGAATTCATCATGATCAACTTCACCGACCCCAACACCGAGGTGGACGGCGAGCGGTCCTCGATGAAGACGAAGCACCCGATCCTGTCCGATGCCAAGGTGCGCAAGGCGCTCAGCCTGCTGGTCGACCGCGAAGCCGTGCAGAAGGTCATCTACGGCCGCGCCGGACGCATCACCGCCAACTACCTGAACGGGCCGGCGCAATACGTCTCGAAAAACACCTCGTGGGAATTCAGCATCGAGAAGGCGAACAAGCTGCTCGACGAGGCCGGCTGGAAATTGGGAGCGGACGGCGTCCGCGAAAAGGACGGCAAGAAGCTGAAGCTGGTCTACCAGACCTCGATCAACGGCCCGCGTCAGAAGACCCAGGCGATCGTCAAGCAGGCGTGCCAGAAGGCCGGCATCGACGTCGAACTGAAGTCGGTGGTGGCGTCCGTGTTCTTCTCCTCCGACGTCGCCAATCCCGACACTTACTCCAAGTTCTACGCCGACCTCGAGATGTTCCAGATCCCGATGACGCAGCCGGATCCGGCGCTCCATATGCGGCGCTATCTGTCCAAGAACGTCGCGACCAAGGAGAACAAGTGGCAAGGCCAGAACTTCCCGCGCTGGGTCAACAAGGAGTTCGATGCGGCGATTGAACAAGCCGAGGGCGAGATCGATCCGATCAAGCGCGCCAGCCTTTACATCAAGGCCAATGATATCATGTGGCAGGACACGATGGTGATCCCGGTGATGCACCGCCTGAAGGTGGAAGCCACGTCCAACTCGCTGCGCCCGGTGCTCTCCGGCTGGTCCAACGAAACCGACAACATCCAGGACTGGTACCGCGAGGCGACGGGATAG
- a CDS encoding ABC transporter permease, translating to MAGLTLASPSAERRTYSPWRETWRRYRRHRPATVSAVLLLVLILAVVLGPFVWRVAINEIDITAGLQGPSLAHPFGTDDLGQDILARMIYGGRISLAVGLAAMMVAVIVGTLIGALAGMSRGALGHALMWLTDLFLSMPQLPLLLLLIYLFRDGLKAVFGPEGGIFILIVLVIGGLRWMPVACLVRSQFLSLREKEFVEAARALGASPVRQVVRHILPNAVGPVIIAGTIDVAAAIIAESTLSFLGLGFPPDTPTWGRLLYDAKDFLDIGPHWALFPGGAIFIAVVAINFIGDGLRDALDARQVI from the coding sequence ATGGCTGGCTTGACCCTCGCATCTCCTTCCGCTGAGCGGCGCACCTATTCGCCGTGGCGGGAGACCTGGCGGCGTTATCGCCGGCACCGGCCGGCAACCGTCAGCGCCGTGCTGCTGCTGGTGCTGATCCTGGCCGTCGTGCTCGGCCCGTTCGTCTGGCGCGTCGCCATCAACGAGATCGACATCACCGCCGGCCTGCAGGGTCCGTCGCTGGCACATCCGTTCGGCACCGACGATCTGGGACAAGATATCCTCGCCCGCATGATCTATGGCGGGCGCATCTCGCTCGCCGTCGGCCTCGCGGCGATGATGGTCGCCGTCATCGTCGGCACGCTGATCGGCGCGCTCGCCGGCATGTCGCGCGGCGCGTTGGGGCATGCGCTGATGTGGCTCACCGATCTATTCCTCTCGATGCCGCAATTGCCGCTGCTGCTGCTGCTGATCTACCTGTTCCGCGACGGGCTGAAAGCCGTGTTCGGCCCGGAGGGCGGCATCTTCATCTTGATCGTGCTGGTGATCGGCGGCCTGCGCTGGATGCCGGTCGCCTGCCTGGTGCGCTCCCAGTTCCTATCGCTGCGCGAGAAGGAGTTCGTCGAGGCCGCGCGCGCGCTCGGCGCCAGTCCGGTGCGGCAGGTGGTGCGTCACATCCTGCCGAACGCCGTCGGACCGGTGATCATCGCGGGCACGATCGACGTGGCCGCGGCCATCATCGCGGAATCGACGCTGTCCTTTCTCGGGCTCGGCTTTCCGCCGGATACCCCGACCTGGGGACGGCTGCTTTACGATGCCAAGGACTTCCTCGACATCGGCCCGCACTGGGCGCTGTTTCCGGGTGGCGCCATCTTCATCGCGGTCGTCGCCATTAATTTCATCGGCGACGGCTTGCGCGACGCGCTCGATGCGCGGCAGGTGATCTGA
- a CDS encoding PAS-domain containing protein, translating into MQFDWRAISGPALTTATALLAFLVDRNLVAVPNPAPLFVCIVAFAASLSGIASGLTSAAIAVVSSALFFLNHRATPGYDISDLVRMVLLALTAAGTAVITGLLRQKWVDAFAWQHRHYATAERLRAALDQVDIGIVLLDSDTRAEFINRAFRSYFSLPDAKADSKPPFIALMYHGRDTGAFELPEDELSAFIARRTEMIRSGDSTPININLRDGQVLRFSCTALPDGGRMLSYTPVTDLVRHTDDPASADYYRSLRGGGERSLARHLRAAE; encoded by the coding sequence ATGCAGTTCGACTGGCGCGCAATCTCCGGGCCGGCCCTGACGACAGCGACGGCGCTGCTCGCCTTCCTGGTCGATCGCAATCTCGTTGCGGTGCCCAACCCCGCGCCGCTGTTCGTCTGCATCGTGGCGTTCGCGGCTTCGCTGAGCGGCATCGCCTCCGGGCTCACCAGCGCCGCCATTGCGGTGGTTTCGTCCGCGCTGTTCTTCCTCAACCATCGCGCGACGCCGGGCTACGACATATCCGACCTGGTGCGCATGGTGCTGCTGGCGCTGACCGCGGCCGGCACCGCCGTCATCACCGGCCTGCTGCGCCAGAAATGGGTCGACGCCTTCGCCTGGCAGCACCGGCATTACGCCACCGCGGAGCGGCTGCGGGCGGCGCTGGACCAGGTCGACATCGGCATCGTGCTGCTCGATTCCGACACCCGCGCCGAATTCATCAACCGCGCCTTCCGCAGCTATTTCTCGCTTCCCGATGCGAAGGCCGACAGCAAGCCGCCCTTCATCGCGCTGATGTATCACGGCCGCGATACCGGCGCGTTCGAGCTGCCGGAGGACGAGTTGAGCGCCTTCATCGCCCGGCGCACCGAGATGATACGGTCGGGCGATTCGACGCCGATCAACATCAACCTCAGGGATGGACAGGTGCTGCGCTTCAGCTGCACGGCGTTGCCCGACGGCGGACGCATGCTGAGCTACACGCCGGTGACCGACCTGGTGCGCCACACCGACGACCCCGCCAGCGCCGACTACTACCGGTCGCTGCGCGGCGGCGGCGAACGCAGCCTCGCCCGGCACCTGCGCGCCGCCGAATAG
- a CDS encoding DUF1501 domain-containing protein, whose translation MTMDCSVCPTSAATSRRALLLGGASFAAWAYLPKFACAADGRDPRLVIVILRGALDGLATVAPTGDPDYAGLHGSIALASSGPRAATALDSFFALHPSMPEFARMYREKHAAVVHAVATPYRERSHFDGQDVLESGFAGPGRVQSGWLNRALEALPRGERVMGGLAIGPTTPLVLRGAAPTVAWAPANLPQAADDTAARLVELYRHRDPALATALTQGLQLDKAAQGDDMKPKPGAGGAAAMKLVARGAAKLMSADDGPRIAALAFDGWDTHANEGGAVGRLAQLLSGLDGALAEFESGLAARWRDTVVVVATEFGRTARINGTEGTDHGTGTVALLAGGAVKGGRVISDWPGLKPASLYQGRDLAPTTDLRAVIKGVLHDHLGLAERVLAEAVFPDSAPVKPIKGLVG comes from the coding sequence ATGACGATGGATTGCAGCGTATGCCCGACATCGGCGGCAACCTCGCGCCGCGCGCTGCTGCTCGGCGGCGCATCGTTCGCGGCCTGGGCCTATCTGCCGAAATTCGCGTGCGCCGCCGACGGCCGCGATCCGCGGCTGGTCATCGTCATCCTGCGCGGCGCGCTGGACGGCCTTGCCACCGTGGCGCCAACAGGCGATCCCGACTATGCCGGCCTGCACGGCTCGATCGCGTTGGCCTCGAGCGGCCCGCGCGCCGCGACCGCGCTGGATTCATTCTTCGCGCTGCATCCGTCGATGCCGGAATTCGCGCGGATGTATCGCGAGAAGCATGCCGCGGTGGTCCATGCGGTGGCGACGCCGTATCGCGAGCGTTCGCATTTCGACGGACAGGACGTGCTCGAAAGCGGCTTTGCCGGGCCGGGCCGGGTGCAATCCGGCTGGCTCAACCGCGCGCTGGAAGCCTTGCCGAGAGGCGAGCGGGTGATGGGCGGCCTCGCCATCGGTCCGACCACGCCGCTGGTGCTGCGCGGCGCGGCGCCTACGGTCGCCTGGGCGCCCGCCAACTTGCCGCAAGCCGCCGACGATACCGCAGCCCGCCTGGTCGAACTCTACCGGCATCGCGATCCCGCGCTGGCGACGGCGCTGACGCAAGGCCTGCAGCTCGACAAGGCGGCGCAAGGCGACGACATGAAGCCGAAGCCGGGCGCGGGCGGTGCTGCTGCGATGAAGCTGGTGGCGCGCGGCGCCGCCAAGCTGATGTCGGCGGACGACGGCCCGCGGATCGCGGCGCTGGCGTTCGACGGCTGGGATACCCATGCCAATGAAGGCGGCGCGGTCGGCCGGCTGGCGCAGTTGCTGTCGGGCCTCGACGGCGCGCTGGCGGAATTCGAAAGCGGCCTGGCTGCGCGCTGGCGCGACACCGTGGTGGTGGTCGCCACCGAGTTCGGCCGCACCGCGCGCATCAACGGCACCGAGGGCACCGACCACGGCACCGGCACCGTGGCGCTGCTGGCCGGCGGCGCGGTGAAAGGCGGGCGGGTGATCTCCGACTGGCCGGGGCTGAAGCCCGCCAGTCTCTACCAGGGCCGCGACCTCGCGCCGACCACCGACCTGCGCGCGGTCATCAAGGGCGTGCTGCACGACCATCTCGGCCTCGCCGAGCGTGTGCTGGCGGAGGCGGTATTTCCCGACAGCGCGCCGGTGAAGCCGATCAAGGGGCTGGTGGGGTAG
- a CDS encoding MarR family winged helix-turn-helix transcriptional regulator, which produces MLIGALLRVPAQAIQRRLIKELNAAGFDELRLPHMAVLNFPGPDGVRPGTLAERSGMSKQAINQLLGSLEGLGYIVRSDVPDEGSARVVHFTKRGRAAYSKIHDILRDVEREWSAELGPRRFAQLKELLSLVWESPLIR; this is translated from the coding sequence ATGCTCATCGGCGCACTACTCCGCGTCCCGGCCCAGGCAATCCAGCGCCGCCTTATCAAGGAACTCAACGCGGCCGGTTTTGACGAGCTGCGCCTGCCACATATGGCGGTGCTGAATTTTCCCGGTCCGGATGGGGTTCGCCCAGGAACGCTCGCCGAGCGCTCCGGCATGAGCAAGCAAGCCATCAACCAGCTGCTCGGGAGCCTCGAAGGCCTTGGTTATATCGTCCGGTCCGACGTGCCGGACGAGGGCAGCGCGCGCGTCGTCCACTTCACCAAACGTGGACGTGCCGCATATTCAAAAATCCACGACATTCTCCGCGACGTCGAGCGCGAGTGGAGCGCCGAGCTCGGGCCCAGGCGTTTCGCACAGCTCAAAGAGCTCCTGTCTCTCGTCTGGGAAAGCCCGTTGATTCGTTAA
- a CDS encoding GNAT family N-acetyltransferase — protein MPSDLSIRFVTRRDYDQWLPLWDGYNAFYGRSGATALSPDITRMTWARFFDAYEPVHGLVAESGGELLGLTHYLFHRSTTAIEPSCYLQDLFTSEAARGKGVGRALINGVYEQAKLAGLSRVYWQTHETNLTAMQLYDKVAERSGFVVYRKLF, from the coding sequence ATGCCCAGCGACCTCTCGATCCGTTTCGTCACCCGGCGGGACTACGACCAATGGCTGCCCTTGTGGGACGGATACAACGCGTTTTACGGGCGCTCGGGCGCGACCGCGCTTTCCCCCGACATCACGCGAATGACGTGGGCACGCTTCTTCGATGCCTATGAGCCGGTGCACGGGCTGGTCGCCGAGAGTGGCGGAGAATTGCTCGGCCTCACGCACTATCTCTTCCACCGCAGCACCACGGCCATCGAGCCGAGTTGTTATCTGCAGGATCTGTTCACCAGCGAGGCCGCGCGCGGCAAAGGCGTCGGACGAGCGCTGATCAACGGCGTCTATGAGCAGGCGAAACTTGCCGGATTATCGCGGGTCTACTGGCAAACCCACGAAACCAACCTCACCGCGATGCAGCTTTACGACAAGGTGGCGGAGCGCTCCGGATTTGTCGTCTACCGCAAGCTGTTTTGA
- a CDS encoding ABC transporter permease — MGQYVLRRLLIAVPSLLGISLVLFIVLALAPGDPFSELATNPNVPPEVGAALRAKFGLDDPIYIRYLRWLAAMAQGDWGFSFVSRMNVDTLILQRLPTTLYVIGSAQILALLVAIPVGVFAATRPYSIFDQIANTLAFIGFSLPTFFTGLLFILIFSVTLDWLPFVYSTDVKGTGISWLFGQIRQAIMPVMVLGLFQGASMTRFVRSAMLDVIRLDYVTTARAKGLGQARVIVKHAMRNAMIPVVTLIALQMPAIFGGAIVTEQIFRIPGIGSLLISSILSNDTPVIMAVTFVFACLVVFFNLIADVLYGWLDPRISFR, encoded by the coding sequence ATGGGTCAGTATGTCCTGCGTCGCCTCCTGATCGCGGTGCCGAGCTTGCTCGGCATCTCGCTCGTGCTGTTCATCGTGCTGGCGCTGGCGCCTGGCGATCCCTTCAGCGAGCTTGCGACCAACCCGAACGTGCCGCCCGAAGTCGGCGCGGCGCTTCGGGCCAAGTTCGGCCTCGATGATCCTATCTACATTCGTTACCTGCGCTGGCTGGCGGCGATGGCGCAGGGCGATTGGGGCTTTTCCTTTGTCAGCCGGATGAATGTCGACACGCTGATCCTGCAGCGGCTGCCGACCACGCTCTACGTGATCGGCTCGGCGCAAATCCTGGCGCTGCTGGTGGCGATCCCGGTCGGCGTATTCGCCGCCACACGGCCCTATTCGATCTTCGACCAGATCGCCAATACGCTGGCCTTCATCGGCTTCTCGTTGCCGACCTTCTTTACGGGGCTCCTGTTCATCCTGATCTTTTCGGTGACGCTCGACTGGCTGCCGTTCGTGTATTCGACCGACGTCAAGGGCACCGGGATTAGCTGGCTGTTCGGGCAAATCCGGCAGGCCATCATGCCGGTCATGGTGCTCGGCCTGTTTCAGGGCGCGTCCATGACCCGCTTCGTGCGCTCGGCGATGCTGGACGTGATCCGGCTCGACTATGTCACGACGGCCCGCGCCAAGGGACTCGGGCAGGCCAGGGTCATCGTCAAGCACGCGATGCGCAATGCCATGATCCCGGTCGTCACCCTGATCGCACTGCAGATGCCGGCGATTTTCGGCGGCGCCATCGTCACCGAGCAGATCTTTCGCATTCCGGGCATCGGCTCGCTGCTGATCTCCTCCATTCTCTCCAACGACACGCCGGTCATCATGGCCGTGACCTTCGTGTTCGCCTGTCTCGTAGTGTTCTTCAACCTGATCGCGGATGTGCTGTATGGCTGGCTTGACCCTCGCATCTCCTTCCGCTGA